The segment CCGTTTGTCTTTCGACGGCTCAAAGGCAACGTTGCGCGGGTTTCGGGTCGGGAGGCAGGCGCGGTGGTTTCTTCCGCGGTTCCTTGATCGTCGGGGCGCGCCAGCCTCCCCTACGCGGACGGCGACGCCGCCCCCCATCGGCATTCGGCGGAGCGGCGCAGCGGCGGGTCGGCGGTCACGAGGACGCGAGGGAGACGGCGCGGTAGAGTGTCGCCCATGCGCGGCGCCTTGATCGTGGACGGCTACAACCTTCTCCTCGCCCTCGCGGCGCGGGAACGGGTCGATCCGACCCCGGCGGAGCTGCACGCCGCGCGCGGCGAACTGCGCGCGCTGCTCGCCGAATGGGGCGCGCTGCGCGGCGCCGACGTCGTGCTGGTCTGGGACGGCCGCGCGCCGAACGACCGCACCCCGGCGCCCGCGGGGGTCCGCGAGCTGCACGCCGAGCCGCCGGCCGAGGCCGACGACCTCGTCGTCCGCGAGGCCGAGCGGATCGTCCTCGAACGCCGCGACGCGCAGGTCGCGACGCGCGACCGGGGCCTCCTCGCCCGTCTTCCCCGCGCCGCGCGGGCCGCGTCGTTCGACGAGCTGGCCGCGGACCTCGAGGCGCTGCGCGCCGAGCCGGTCGCCGCGCCGCATCTGCACGGCCCGACGAACGGCCGACGCCCGGAGGGCGACGAGGCGTCGGCAGGGCCCGAGACGTCGCCCGACGGCAAATGGTCGCCCGGCGACGAGGCGTCGGCCGGCGAGGCGCCACCGATCGACACCGCGCGCCTGCCGCGGCGGCGCGTCCTCCCGCCGCCGCCCCCGGCGCCGCCGCCGGCGCGTCCCGCGCCGCCGCCCCCGACCAACGACGCCGCGGCCGCGGAGGCCGCCGGCCGCGCCGCCGCGCGCGCCGCCCGCGACCAGCGCCGCGCGAAATTCCAAGCCAAGCGGAAACGCCGCCCGCGTTGACCGCGCGGTCGTCGGCCGCGCCGCGGGCTACAATCGCCGCCGGAGATCCGATGAACGAGGGACGCAAGATCCGCCTCACCGCGCTGGCCTCCTGCGCCGGGTGAGCGTCCAAGCT is part of the bacterium genome and harbors:
- a CDS encoding NYN domain-containing protein, with protein sequence MRGALIVDGYNLLLALAARERVDPTPAELHAARGELRALLAEWGALRGADVVLVWDGRAPNDRTPAPAGVRELHAEPPAEADDLVVREAERIVLERRDAQVATRDRGLLARLPRAARAASFDELAADLEALRAEPVAAPHLHGPTNGRRPEGDEASAGPETSPDGKWSPGDEASAGEAPPIDTARLPRRRVLPPPPPAPPPARPAPPPPTNDAAAAEAAGRAAARAARDQRRAKFQAKRKRRPR